One window of Penaeus chinensis breed Huanghai No. 1 chromosome 1, ASM1920278v2, whole genome shotgun sequence genomic DNA carries:
- the LOC125038565 gene encoding uncharacterized protein LOC125038565: MWMEVNSSAVASGIQNESLRAVLVLFLSRLDLGVHGRSAGGMHRLGLSRTSSTNSRDRKGKSPEDKGKKGHRNTSIPREAPPAPSRKSDEYDEQKGKKVAWASRAAEGDRPRRTRSAQAHGSRKQFSTFSACPAHLESLACEVPALPPSAADGTRSPHGLGCYDFRSLDAVVTGHCLQISLPADENDEANNFQVSGQVPSQLIPGFEVAFLRRHCRASTLQLMAGNKQQVVHWNDGNGPAVAITGVAWPRRWPRQALARSESRYKKRRGSRGPHWVDGAPTLRISHLSHVSRVAASLASARPGAGRRPCLSVSCHSRLSSATMMRLLVLVTAACLAHSLPFPDHPPAGGFQPLHGSRGSGPASGYGAPPPPSPGYGAPGPAGSTPTKTIYVNVPHPEPQKPLPPVAAGPPRKHYKIVFIRAPAPQPPPQPILPPRTEQKTLIYVLHQRPEVQEQQVIQVPSVKHNPEVFFVQYDNPPTAEELQQLSAGDLSGFTVSSQASGGGYGGGDSLALGSAREDQTAILTDAGDAGISGIGSGVSFGSAPGVSVPALSGGGIPSDAVRIGGPSGGSGLQILNSVRSSAAGDEILGLASLESAADGFDFSDSLRRRSVPAQRT, from the exons ATGTGGATGGAGGTGAA CAGCAGCGCCGTCGCCTCCGGGATACAGAATGAAAGTCTCCGCGCTGTTCTTGTTCTGTTCCTCTCTCGTCTTGACTTGGGCGTACACGGGCGATCGGCAGGAGGGATGCACCGCCTGGGCCTCTCTCGGACGTCCTCGACCAACTCCCGCGACCGCAAGGGCAAGTCCCCCGAGGACAAAGG AAAGAAAGGTCACAGGAATACTTCCATCCCTCGCGAGGCCCCTCCAGCCCCATCCCGGAAGTCGGATGAGTATGACgagcagaaaggaaagaaagtcgCCTGGGCCTCGAGAGCGGCAGAGGGCGACCGGCCTCGACGCACCC GGTCCGCTCAAGCACATGGGTCAAGAAAACAATTTTCTACTTTCTCTGCTTGTCCTGCTCACCTGGAGTCGCTAGCGTGCGAGGTC cCTGCTCTGCCTCCTTCCGCGGCCGACGGAACGAGGTCACCCCATGGCCTAGGCTGCTATGATTTCCGATCCCTTGATGCAGTTGTCACCGGCCACTGCCTCCAGATTTCACTCCCGGCA GATGAGAATGACGAGGCAAATAATTTCCAGGTGTCGGGTCAGGTCCCCAGTCAGCTGATCCCTGGCTTCGAGGTGGCCTTCCTCCGGAGACATTGCAGAGCGTCTACTCTGCAAT TAATGGCTGGTAACAAGCAACAAGTTGTCCACTGGAATGATGGGAACGGACCCGCCGTGGCCATAACTGGTGTGGCGTGGCCCCGCCGTTGGCCACGACAGGCGCTGGCCAGAAGTGAGAGTAGGTATAAGAAGCGGCGCGGGAGTCGCGGGCCTCACTGGGTGGACGGCGCTCCGACACTGCGGATTTCTCACCTTTCTCACGTCTCCCGCGTTGCCGCTTCCCTCGCCTCTGCGCGGCCAGGTGCTGGTCGTCGTCCGTGCCTGTCAGTCTCCTGCCACTCCCGCCTTAGCTCCGCCACGATGATG CGTCTCCTGGTGCTGGTGACGGCAGCCTGCCTCGCGCACTCCCTGCCCTTCCCCGACCATCCGCCCGCAGGTGGTTTCCAGCCCCTCCACGGATCGCGAGGCTCAGGTCCCGCCTCTGGCTACGgcgccccccctcctccgtcccccggCTACGGCGCCCCGGGGCCCGCAGGAAGCACCCCGACCAAGACCATCTACGTGAACGTCCCTCACCCCGAGCCCCAAAAGCCGCTGCCCCCCGTGGCCGCCGGCCCCCCGCGCAAGCATTACAAGATCGTGTTCATCCGCGCTCCTGCTCCCCAGCCGCCTCCTCAGCCCATCCTGCCACCGCGCACTGAGCAGAAGACGCTGATCTACGTGCTGCACCAGAGGCCCGAGGTGCAGGAACAACAGGTCATTCAAGTACCAAGCGTCAAACACAACCCAGAGGTGTTCTTCGTGCAGTACGATAATCCGCCGACAGCTGAGGAACTCCAGCAGCTGTCAGCAGGCGACCTGAGTGGGTTTACTGTGAGCTCCCAGGCTTCAGGAGGCGGATACGGGGGCGGGGACTCTCTTGCCCTGGGCTCAGCACGGGAGGACCAAACCGCTATTCTGACCGACGCCGGTGACGCAGGTATCTCGGGCATTGGAAGCGGGGTTTCCTTCGGCAGTGCACCTGGAGTGTCCGTACCAGCTCTTTCCGGAGGAGGTATCCCAAGCGATGCTGTTCGGATAGGCGGCCCCAGCGGAGGCAGCGGCCTGCAGATCCTGAACAGCGTCCGGTCAAGCGCCGCAGGTGATGAGATCCTCGGACTCGCTTCCCTCGAATCGGCGGCCGACGGATTCGACTTCAGCGACAGCCTTAGGAGACGCTCAGTACCCGCGCAGAGAACCTGA